One segment of Pan paniscus chromosome 20, NHGRI_mPanPan1-v2.0_pri, whole genome shotgun sequence DNA contains the following:
- the STAP2 gene encoding signal-transducing adaptor protein 2 isoform X5, which translates to MASALRPPRVPKPKGVLPSHYYESFLEKKGPCDRDYKKFWAGLQGLTIYFYNSNRDFQHVEKLNLGAFEKLTDEIPWGSSRDPGTHFSLILRNQEIKFKVETLECREMWKGFILTVVELRVPTDLTLLPGHLYMMSEVLAKEEARRALETPSTHVVRHYKVKREGPKYVIDVEQPFSCTSLDAVVNYFVSHTKKALVPFLLDEDYEKVLGPAPCTGGPKPLSPASVPVSSQDKLPPLPPLPNQEENYVTPIGDGPAVDYENQDVASSSWPVILKPKKLPKPPAKLPKPPVGPKPEPKVFNGGLARKLPVSSAQPLFPTAGLADMTAELQKKLEKRRALEH; encoded by the exons ATGGCCTCTGCCCTGAGGCCACCCCGTGTCCCCAAGCCTAAGGGTGTCCTGCCTTCACACTACTATGAGAGCTTTCTAGAGAAGAAGGGGCCCTGTGACCGG GATTACAAGAAGTTCTGGGCAGGCCTCCAGGGTCTCACCATTTATTTCTACAATAGCAATCGGGACTTCCAG CACGTGGAGAAGCTCAACTTGGGAGCATTTGAGAAACTCACAGATGAGATTCCCTGGGGAAGCTCACGTGACCCTGGCACCCACTTCAGCCTGATTCTCCGGAATCAGGAGATCAAGTTCAAG GTAGAGACCTTGGAGTGTCGGGAAATGTGGAAAGGCTTCATCTTAACGGTGGTGGAG CTCCGTGTCCCGACCGACTTGACCCTGCTTCCTGGGCACCTATACATGATGTCTGAAGTCTTGGCCAAAGAGGAGGCGCGCCGTGCACTGGAGACACCCTC GACGCACGTGGTCCGGCATTACAAGGTGAAGCGGGAGGGCCCCAAGTACGTGATCGATGTGGAACAGCCG TTCTCTTGCACCTCCCTGGACGCCGTGGTCAACTATTTCGTGTCGCATACCAAAAAGGCGCTGGTGCCATTCCTGTTAGACGAGGACTACGAGAAGGTGCTAG GTCCTGCACCCTGCACAGGTGGCCCCAAGCCGCTGTCACCTGCGTCTGTGCCTGTGTCTAGCCAGGACAAGCTGCCCCCACTGCCCCCACTACCGAACCAGGAAGAGAACTACGTGACCCCCATTGGAGATGGCCCAGCTGTTGACTATGAGAACCAAGATG TGGCTTCCTCTAGTTGGCCAGTCATCCTGAAGCCAAAGAAGTTGCCAAAGCCTCCTGCCAAGCTTCCAAAGCCACCCGTTGGACCCAAGCCAG AGCCCAAAGTCTTTAATGGTGGCTTGGCCAGGAAGCTGCCAGTCAGTTCAGCCCAGCCTCTCTTCCCCACAGCCG GGCTGGCAGACATGACGGCAGAGCTACAGAAGAAGCTGGAGAAGAGGCGGGCACTGGAGCACTGA
- the STAP2 gene encoding signal-transducing adaptor protein 2 isoform X1, with protein MASALRPPRVPKPKGVLPSHYYESFLEKKGPCDRDYKKFWAGLQGLTIYFYNSNRDFQHVEKLNLGAFEKLTDEIPWGSSRDPGTHFSLILRNQEIKFKVETLECREMWKGFILTVVELRVPTDLTLLPGHLYMMSEVLAKEEARRALETPSCFLKVSRLEAQLLLERYPECGNLLLRPSGDGADGVSVTTRQMHNGTHVVRHYKVKREGPKYVIDVEQPFSCTSLDAVVNYFVSHTKKALVPFLLDEDYEKVLGYVEADKENGENVWVAPSAPGPGPAPCTGGPKPLSPASVPVSSQDKLPPLPPLPNQEENYVTPIGDGPAVDYENQDVASSSWPVILKPKKLPKPPAKLPKPPVGPKPEPKVFNGGLARKLPVSSAQPLFPTAGLADMTAELQKKLEKRRALEH; from the exons ATGGCCTCTGCCCTGAGGCCACCCCGTGTCCCCAAGCCTAAGGGTGTCCTGCCTTCACACTACTATGAGAGCTTTCTAGAGAAGAAGGGGCCCTGTGACCGG GATTACAAGAAGTTCTGGGCAGGCCTCCAGGGTCTCACCATTTATTTCTACAATAGCAATCGGGACTTCCAG CACGTGGAGAAGCTCAACTTGGGAGCATTTGAGAAACTCACAGATGAGATTCCCTGGGGAAGCTCACGTGACCCTGGCACCCACTTCAGCCTGATTCTCCGGAATCAGGAGATCAAGTTCAAG GTAGAGACCTTGGAGTGTCGGGAAATGTGGAAAGGCTTCATCTTAACGGTGGTGGAG CTCCGTGTCCCGACCGACTTGACCCTGCTTCCTGGGCACCTATACATGATGTCTGAAGTCTTGGCCAAAGAGGAGGCGCGCCGTGCACTGGAGACACCCTC GTGCTTCCTGAAGGTGAGCCGGCTGGAGGCACAACTGCTCCTGGAGCGCTACCCCGAGTGCGGGAACCTGCTGCTGCGGCCCAGCGGGGACGGCGCTGACGGCGTGTCGGTCACCACGCGGCAGATGCACAACGG GACGCACGTGGTCCGGCATTACAAGGTGAAGCGGGAGGGCCCCAAGTACGTGATCGATGTGGAACAGCCG TTCTCTTGCACCTCCCTGGACGCCGTGGTCAACTATTTCGTGTCGCATACCAAAAAGGCGCTGGTGCCATTCCTGTTAGACGAGGACTACGAGAAGGTGCTAG GCTACGTGGAAGCCGATAAGGAGAATGGCGAGAATGTGTGGGTGGCGCCCTCCGCTCCGGGCCCAG GTCCTGCACCCTGCACAGGTGGCCCCAAGCCGCTGTCACCTGCGTCTGTGCCTGTGTCTAGCCAGGACAAGCTGCCCCCACTGCCCCCACTACCGAACCAGGAAGAGAACTACGTGACCCCCATTGGAGATGGCCCAGCTGTTGACTATGAGAACCAAGATG TGGCTTCCTCTAGTTGGCCAGTCATCCTGAAGCCAAAGAAGTTGCCAAAGCCTCCTGCCAAGCTTCCAAAGCCACCCGTTGGACCCAAGCCAG AGCCCAAAGTCTTTAATGGTGGCTTGGCCAGGAAGCTGCCAGTCAGTTCAGCCCAGCCTCTCTTCCCCACAGCCG GGCTGGCAGACATGACGGCAGAGCTACAGAAGAAGCTGGAGAAGAGGCGGGCACTGGAGCACTGA
- the STAP2 gene encoding signal-transducing adaptor protein 2 isoform X4 produces the protein MASALRPPRVPKPKGVLPSHYYESFLEKKGPCDRDYKKFWAGLQGLTIYFYNSNRDFQHVEKLNLGAFEKLTDEIPWGSSRDPGTHFSLILRNQEIKFKVETLECREMWKGFILTVVELRVPTDLTLLPGHLYMMSEVLAKEEARRALETPSTHVVRHYKVKREGPKYVIDVEQPFSCTSLDAVVNYFVSHTKKALVPFLLDEDYEKVLGYVEADKENGENVWVAPSAPGPGPAPCTGGPKPLSPASVPVSSQDKLPPLPPLPNQEENYVTPIGDGPAVDYENQDVASSSWPVILKPKKLPKPPAKLPKPPVGPKPEPKVFNGGLARKLPVSSAQPLFPTAGLADMTAELQKKLEKRRALEH, from the exons ATGGCCTCTGCCCTGAGGCCACCCCGTGTCCCCAAGCCTAAGGGTGTCCTGCCTTCACACTACTATGAGAGCTTTCTAGAGAAGAAGGGGCCCTGTGACCGG GATTACAAGAAGTTCTGGGCAGGCCTCCAGGGTCTCACCATTTATTTCTACAATAGCAATCGGGACTTCCAG CACGTGGAGAAGCTCAACTTGGGAGCATTTGAGAAACTCACAGATGAGATTCCCTGGGGAAGCTCACGTGACCCTGGCACCCACTTCAGCCTGATTCTCCGGAATCAGGAGATCAAGTTCAAG GTAGAGACCTTGGAGTGTCGGGAAATGTGGAAAGGCTTCATCTTAACGGTGGTGGAG CTCCGTGTCCCGACCGACTTGACCCTGCTTCCTGGGCACCTATACATGATGTCTGAAGTCTTGGCCAAAGAGGAGGCGCGCCGTGCACTGGAGACACCCTC GACGCACGTGGTCCGGCATTACAAGGTGAAGCGGGAGGGCCCCAAGTACGTGATCGATGTGGAACAGCCG TTCTCTTGCACCTCCCTGGACGCCGTGGTCAACTATTTCGTGTCGCATACCAAAAAGGCGCTGGTGCCATTCCTGTTAGACGAGGACTACGAGAAGGTGCTAG GCTACGTGGAAGCCGATAAGGAGAATGGCGAGAATGTGTGGGTGGCGCCCTCCGCTCCGGGCCCAG GTCCTGCACCCTGCACAGGTGGCCCCAAGCCGCTGTCACCTGCGTCTGTGCCTGTGTCTAGCCAGGACAAGCTGCCCCCACTGCCCCCACTACCGAACCAGGAAGAGAACTACGTGACCCCCATTGGAGATGGCCCAGCTGTTGACTATGAGAACCAAGATG TGGCTTCCTCTAGTTGGCCAGTCATCCTGAAGCCAAAGAAGTTGCCAAAGCCTCCTGCCAAGCTTCCAAAGCCACCCGTTGGACCCAAGCCAG AGCCCAAAGTCTTTAATGGTGGCTTGGCCAGGAAGCTGCCAGTCAGTTCAGCCCAGCCTCTCTTCCCCACAGCCG GGCTGGCAGACATGACGGCAGAGCTACAGAAGAAGCTGGAGAAGAGGCGGGCACTGGAGCACTGA
- the STAP2 gene encoding signal-transducing adaptor protein 2 isoform X3 produces the protein MASALRPPRVPKPKGVLPSHYYESFLEKKGPCDRDYKKFWAGLQGLTIYFYNSNRDFQHVEKLNLGAFEKLTDEIPWGSSRDPGTHFSLILRNQEIKFKVETLECREMWKGFILTVVELRVPTDLTLLPGHLYMMSEVLAKEEARRALETPSCFLKVSRLEAQLLLERYPECGNLLLRPSGDGADGVSVTTRQMHNGTHVVRHYKVKREGPKYVIDVEQPFSCTSLDAVVNYFVSHTKKALVPFLLDEDYEKVLGPAPCTGGPKPLSPASVPVSSQDKLPPLPPLPNQEENYVTPIGDGPAVDYENQDVASSSWPVILKPKKLPKPPAKLPKPPVGPKPEPKVFNGGLARKLPVSSAQPLFPTAGLADMTAELQKKLEKRRALEH, from the exons ATGGCCTCTGCCCTGAGGCCACCCCGTGTCCCCAAGCCTAAGGGTGTCCTGCCTTCACACTACTATGAGAGCTTTCTAGAGAAGAAGGGGCCCTGTGACCGG GATTACAAGAAGTTCTGGGCAGGCCTCCAGGGTCTCACCATTTATTTCTACAATAGCAATCGGGACTTCCAG CACGTGGAGAAGCTCAACTTGGGAGCATTTGAGAAACTCACAGATGAGATTCCCTGGGGAAGCTCACGTGACCCTGGCACCCACTTCAGCCTGATTCTCCGGAATCAGGAGATCAAGTTCAAGGTAG AGACCTTGGAGTGTCGGGAAATGTGGAAAGGCTTCATCTTAACGGTGGTGGAG CTCCGTGTCCCGACCGACTTGACCCTGCTTCCTGGGCACCTATACATGATGTCTGAAGTCTTGGCCAAAGAGGAGGCGCGCCGTGCACTGGAGACACCCTC GTGCTTCCTGAAGGTGAGCCGGCTGGAGGCACAACTGCTCCTGGAGCGCTACCCCGAGTGCGGGAACCTGCTGCTGCGGCCCAGCGGGGACGGCGCTGACGGCGTGTCGGTCACCACGCGGCAGATGCACAACGG GACGCACGTGGTCCGGCATTACAAGGTGAAGCGGGAGGGCCCCAAGTACGTGATCGATGTGGAACAGCCG TTCTCTTGCACCTCCCTGGACGCCGTGGTCAACTATTTCGTGTCGCATACCAAAAAGGCGCTGGTGCCATTCCTGTTAGACGAGGACTACGAGAAGGTGCTAG GTCCTGCACCCTGCACAGGTGGCCCCAAGCCGCTGTCACCTGCGTCTGTGCCTGTGTCTAGCCAGGACAAGCTGCCCCCACTGCCCCCACTACCGAACCAGGAAGAGAACTACGTGACCCCCATTGGAGATGGCCCAGCTGTTGACTATGAGAACCAAGATG TGGCTTCCTCTAGTTGGCCAGTCATCCTGAAGCCAAAGAAGTTGCCAAAGCCTCCTGCCAAGCTTCCAAAGCCACCCGTTGGACCCAAGCCAG AGCCCAAAGTCTTTAATGGTGGCTTGGCCAGGAAGCTGCCAGTCAGTTCAGCCCAGCCTCTCTTCCCCACAGCCG GGCTGGCAGACATGACGGCAGAGCTACAGAAGAAGCTGGAGAAGAGGCGGGCACTGGAGCACTGA
- the STAP2 gene encoding signal-transducing adaptor protein 2 isoform X2 has protein sequence MASALRPPRVPKPKGVLPSHYYESFLEKKGPCDRDYKKFWAGLQGLTIYFYNSNRDFQHVEKLNLGAFEKLTDEIPWGSSRDPGTHFSLILRNQEIKFKVETLECREMWKGFILTVVELRVPTDLTLLPGHLYMMSEVLAKEEARRALETPSCFLKVSRLEAQLLLERYPECGNLLLRPSGDGADGVSVTTRQMHNGTHVVRHYKVKREGPKYVIDVEQPFSCTSLDAVVNYFVSHTKKALVPFLLDEDYEKVLGYVEADKENGENVWVAPSAPGPGPAPCTGGPKPLSPASVPVSSQDKLPPLPPLPNQEENYVTPIGDGPAVDYENQDVASSSWPVILKPKKLPKPPAKLPKPPVGPKPEPKVFNGGLARKLPVSSAQPLFPTAGLADMTAELQKKLEKRRALEH, from the exons ATGGCCTCTGCCCTGAGGCCACCCCGTGTCCCCAAGCCTAAGGGTGTCCTGCCTTCACACTACTATGAGAGCTTTCTAGAGAAGAAGGGGCCCTGTGACCGG GATTACAAGAAGTTCTGGGCAGGCCTCCAGGGTCTCACCATTTATTTCTACAATAGCAATCGGGACTTCCAG CACGTGGAGAAGCTCAACTTGGGAGCATTTGAGAAACTCACAGATGAGATTCCCTGGGGAAGCTCACGTGACCCTGGCACCCACTTCAGCCTGATTCTCCGGAATCAGGAGATCAAGTTCAAGGTAG AGACCTTGGAGTGTCGGGAAATGTGGAAAGGCTTCATCTTAACGGTGGTGGAG CTCCGTGTCCCGACCGACTTGACCCTGCTTCCTGGGCACCTATACATGATGTCTGAAGTCTTGGCCAAAGAGGAGGCGCGCCGTGCACTGGAGACACCCTC GTGCTTCCTGAAGGTGAGCCGGCTGGAGGCACAACTGCTCCTGGAGCGCTACCCCGAGTGCGGGAACCTGCTGCTGCGGCCCAGCGGGGACGGCGCTGACGGCGTGTCGGTCACCACGCGGCAGATGCACAACGG GACGCACGTGGTCCGGCATTACAAGGTGAAGCGGGAGGGCCCCAAGTACGTGATCGATGTGGAACAGCCG TTCTCTTGCACCTCCCTGGACGCCGTGGTCAACTATTTCGTGTCGCATACCAAAAAGGCGCTGGTGCCATTCCTGTTAGACGAGGACTACGAGAAGGTGCTAG GCTACGTGGAAGCCGATAAGGAGAATGGCGAGAATGTGTGGGTGGCGCCCTCCGCTCCGGGCCCAG GTCCTGCACCCTGCACAGGTGGCCCCAAGCCGCTGTCACCTGCGTCTGTGCCTGTGTCTAGCCAGGACAAGCTGCCCCCACTGCCCCCACTACCGAACCAGGAAGAGAACTACGTGACCCCCATTGGAGATGGCCCAGCTGTTGACTATGAGAACCAAGATG TGGCTTCCTCTAGTTGGCCAGTCATCCTGAAGCCAAAGAAGTTGCCAAAGCCTCCTGCCAAGCTTCCAAAGCCACCCGTTGGACCCAAGCCAG AGCCCAAAGTCTTTAATGGTGGCTTGGCCAGGAAGCTGCCAGTCAGTTCAGCCCAGCCTCTCTTCCCCACAGCCG GGCTGGCAGACATGACGGCAGAGCTACAGAAGAAGCTGGAGAAGAGGCGGGCACTGGAGCACTGA